One window of the Bubalus kerabau isolate K-KA32 ecotype Philippines breed swamp buffalo chromosome 9, PCC_UOA_SB_1v2, whole genome shotgun sequence genome contains the following:
- the CLDN20 gene encoding claudin-20 yields the protein MAAAGVELLAFALALSGVSGVLAATLLPNWKVNMDVGSNIITTIERLEGLWMDCTWYSTGMFSCTLKYSVLALPSHEQAARAAMILACILSAVGICTSTVGMECTRLGGDPETKRHACFAGGVCFLSAGTSGLIPTVWYTKEIIANFLDLTVPQSNKHEPGGAVYLGIISAVLLVISGMIFCTSCLKKNSGALLHPCKQPPVSTAQPEDGLAYSLKDYV from the coding sequence ATGGCCGCGGCGGGTGTCGAGCTCCTGGCTTTCGCCCTGGCCTTATCTGGGGTCTCTGGAGTCCTCGCGGCCACGCTGCTGCCCAACTGGAAGGTGAACATGGATGTGGGCTCCAACATCATCACGACCATTGAGCGGCTGGAAGGGCTGTGGATGGACTGCACGTGGTACAGCACCGGGATGTTCAGCTGCACCCTGAAGTACTCCGTCCTGGCCCTCCCCAGCCACGAGCAGGCCGCGCGGGCTGCCATGATCCTGGCTTGCATCCTGTCTGCGGTGGGGATCTGCACTTCCACAGTGGGGATGGAGTGCACTCGCTTAGGAGGGGACCCGGAAACCAAGAGGCATGCCTGTTTTGCTGGAGGAGTTTGTTTCCTGTCTGCAGGGACCTCTGGTTTAATACCGACTGTGTGGTACACAAAGGAGATCATAGCAAACTTTCTGGACTTGACGGTTCCACAAAGCAACAAACATGAGCCTGGAGGAGCTGTCTACCTTGGAATCATTTCGGCCGTGCTGCTGGTGATCTCTGGCATGATCTTCTGCACATCCTGTCTGAAGAAGAATTCGGGAGCTTTGCTCCACCCATGCAAGCAGCCACCCGTCTCCACCGCACAGCCAGAGGACGGTTTGGCATACAGCCTGAAGGACTATGTGTGA